ggttggtaccttgcgcagttggtatcaccgcatggcaaagtgcctgtcccaaacgatgaggattacaactttgacccaaacacatatacatgggagttctatcaacctgaggggctagatggcatgtttcacatagacatgttttcgctgatgggcatggaagtagacaatgacattgatgaggacgatggagatgaggacgatggagaagaggtgcaaaatgccaaagacttagcactgcttgagcaattacggtttggcgttgccattgatgacaacgatggagatgaggcggAAATGTTAGACAATATTGCTAGTGATGACGACACTTATGATCCGGCCAGCTGCCGatcctgaagattatttctaattcatgtaatactatattattattattttctagttatgtttcgttcattttgcatctctatatttgtctatattgtgctaactggtttactctttgtatttgcaggcactcgacaaaatgccgggcggaaggcGGACCCGGACCTGCAACTCAGCTCTACGCGAGGATGActcaggaggcggaggcggaggcggaggcgaggAGCCGTCCGGCCCGCCGCCCCCGTGGCCGTCCGAGGAGGGCGGTGCAGTCGTCTGCCGTCCCCCCGCCCGAGGAGGACCGGACAACGACCACTGACGACGAGGACCAGCAGCTGGCCCCCCAGACAGgagggggtgacacttcctctggggggtggcagggggtgacacttcctctaGGGGGTGGTGGGGGGTTCCACTTCGAGCACCTCATCGGCACCGTACTTGCGTGGGTCCTCGCAGCTCCCGACACGGCCGATCCCGTTTCAGAGGAGGCCGGTGATTCGTCCCaagggcgacaagtaagtattcgttcattttgcatctcttcttgttcatatgctgaaaaccgaactgcggactaacaattcttcttactgaCTCCTGTAAGAACTAGGAACTTGTGTCCGGGGGCGATCATCGGTAGTGCAATGGGATCCTTGGCGGCCTGATCCGCCTGCACTACCCTGGTTTGGTCACCCATGCCCAGGTTGAGTTGCCTccctggacgtgggaccacttcaactCCGCCGTGGACGCCGTGTACGGCACCGTATAGGAGCAGGATCAGgcgtgagttctgggtgagtctacatcacactacattgctcaatactatgaaatcattagacgttcttgaaataatgaaaggacacatgatgtctgtatgcaggacttcttcacgttggaggaggggcatgaccccgcctgggtgacgaaggtgcaggacagggcatgcaggggctgagtcacggacctgtactacgaggcgaggctgtagtgccacatcaaccactcgtgcgacgtccttggtcggtacccggggaagagcgaggccaggaccatgacactcaccagggagcagtacctcgtagtaagttataaaacattgttactgactcattccatgaagaataggtagccttcattttatattctaacatttctaatacaatacttgatggcatgcagatgtGTCCTTCTTGGTGCGCCACCCACAGAGACTGTTGAGCggccatcgtggacaagtgggtctccgatgagtggagggagaggcacgCCCTCCGTCGGGAGTGCCGCCTGTAGATGGGTGGGCCGGCGCACCACCATGGCAACTGGCCCCTCAGTTCGTACTCCCAGGCCTGGGTACACGCTAcacacttatttatttatttgttctaacgctcaattctcattacttctaatcgtctttgtgttttcctcgctgTCTCAGTCGCATGATGGCCAGGAATGCAAcaagttcatggcgtacgccatggcacacaagggcaaggcgacagccccggacactgtctacaacccggaggacgggcccgaggcgtacagcaacacgagcgtccacagcaagctcatCGACTACGCCTCGTCGGCTCGTGAgcggcatggggaggacttcgaccccgccacccagccccttgataccgacctcgtgatgaggctcggaggagggaagcagcatggccggtactggatggcctccaacatggtcgactcgacctctgtgcccaacctcgcccagatccgagcacagagcacgagctcctccatccccattcgacctcggcaggcgagcacactgcagcagatggtggcactccaggttagttctatttcattcgccgttcattacttttacacatgtaccttgcatttgcattgtttaaacgttggtgattgaatattgcaggccactgtggagaggatggaggccgagagggaggccgagagggtcgagagggagagggagagggcccagagggaggccgagagggccgagtgggaggtcctgagggcccaagagggcggccgaggcgtagaggatgcaggacatgttctcattcatgtcgagcctcagcaccactctcccgggtgtggtggtgccccagtcgctgctcgcttcagttgtgcctcctactcctctggctctaggcactccggtgagtatatatatatggttgatcaagtcctttagcttgtgtagatactaatgaattcaattctcTTTGTGCAATagtcgtcgggttcgaacccgactccttcgcctcagcacacacaccccggctGGATAGGTCCACCACTGCACGGAGGTGCCCCTTCAGGCtcccattgggatcagtggcagtaggtggtgccccttcatatttcattgacttttcttgatctaggacttgtgttggatgaagacttcttagatgttgtcatggatttgcacattggatgtgcgtgtgatggattatgcaggaggatgtgcttgtgatggatgttggatgtgcttgtgatgtattatggatgtatgtgatggattatgtatgcgttttgtgtgatgctaaatgcatgtgtgctgtctcatgtattatatatgagttttgcgtgtttgcttttgaaggaaagcaacaaacaaaaaaaattgcaaatttcccagctttgccgagtgccaacactgggcaaagaagtctttgccgagtgccaggggtgtggcactcggcaaagctggaaaaaaaatgctgcaaaaacagccacttccccagttttgccgagtgccacagcctggcactcggcaaagaggtcaattttgccgagtgccagatggtaccactcggcaaagactatttttaaaaagattttttttaaaaaaaatggtttttttgccgagtgctgagccctggctctcggcaaaaattcaaattttgccgagtgccagtccctaggcactcgacgaagccggcgtcaaatgttgacggcagttatttttttgccgagtgcgggcttggcactcggcaaagactttgccgagtgtcgatttttggcactcggcaaagaaatttttgccgataaaatctttgccgagagacctttgccgagtgcggcactcggcaaagcctttgccgagtgcttggctggctttgccgagtgcccccagcactcggcaaagagggcatCTGCAGTTGTGCAAGGAGCCTGCGTGCTGCTTAATTTTCGTCTCATTCTAGGCCAACAAATTAAATTTCAGGACGTGGCTGTCGTCCTGTCCGAGCAATTGCATCTTAAGAGAATGCCGACTAGTGTTGAAACTGGCGGTTTCAGACAACGTGGGGGAGACTGAGGCCTCCGCCCGTCGAACGTCGCCCTTGGGCGGAGGCTCAGGATAGGCACGACAGGAGGGCGTGTAGTGAGTTGGCacggaaagctagggtttcattgaTTCATTCACCAACCATCCAcacggttacaagtgttccctatttatagggctcaactacttcctgacggaatttattacaatgccttttaactgctacggtacattcctggaatattctgccTCTGGTCTCTTGTTTGCAGGGCATTCCTGCCACTCCGTCTCCGAGTAACGGGCCTCTATAAGCGGTCGGCCCACCGTGCcttggtcttcggcccaaaggcctgggttcCCGATGCTGGCCTCCGTCTTCGGGAGCACGTcgtcgccttggcgggtctccgccggtccggtcggagacatcgtCCGTATGTCTCCGCCCGGCAGCGCGGGGGCCGTGGTCCCCGACGCTGGCCTACGTCATTGGGGGCACGCCGTCACtttggcgggtctccgccggtccggtcagAGACATCGTCCAtatgtctccgcccggccgcgcgggggtcATGCTGGCGCACTCGTGCGGACCACGGGCacctgcgcttgagtacctgcacacactcaggcaagattgtttgtttaattagttcaaaggtaaggcggcctccgccctcatcACCGGAGGTGAGCCAAAGCGGGGCAGCGTCCGCCTGACTATAGGTCGGAGGTCTCAGCGCTCGGCCTGGGTGAAATTCGCGACAGGCCCGCCAAGCCTCATGTAGTGCCCTATGAGCATAGCCAGGAAACTTCCTTTAATCAGCGccaggtctccgccctaagacggccgaagacgccttggcgacaccttgcTGTCGGAGGCCTTTGTCACTCGCCGAAGCCGTGTTACAATAgttcccccttttgagaccatggttcgccgAAGCGTGCCATGAGCTCAAAACACCTTGGACAAAGGcgtccgcgggggcggaggccaTATTCATCGGTGTCTTCGAGCGAGGCCCCGCaacttcccccctggcccgctctggcgtggccattggtctcgttgagagtagccgttgggcagcaaATCTAGCCGTTGCCCTACGGCGCGGCTGTTTCTGCCGTGTCAGTTTCTATTGCATACCCTGCGACTTtttcggaggtgaccgttgtgcgGCGAGCGAATTTtccggaggtgaccgttgtgtggcgggagccggaccgcctgcccgctgcctatataagggtgctgttggtggcggggtcccccccaTCGCTCATTCGCTTTCATTGCATTCGAGAAATCACTCTATGCTCTCTTCACTTTCACCTTTCGCTGCCCTCGCGCGTTCCGTCTTTCTGCTTGCGTCTCGCGCTTAGGTTGCTGTCGCGGTGGCTTTCCTTTTCGCCTCCACCCAAACTCGCCGGCCTGCCTTTTTCGGACCCTACCACCACCTTCTCGGCATTAGGGCCATTGGCTGGGGtgcgcgctttgaggagtgcatgcttgcctctgcctccgtgTTGGAGTTTGAAAAACAAgcggaggaggatttggggagtgtctctgcgtcTATCGGAGACCTGGTCGCTGCGGACTCCAGAGATatggcgataaagtcttgggacttcggcccctcctctattactgaggaggcaatcgtggagatgttgaaggagtcatgttttccttcttccagggtaaaaatccctccgccggGTCAGACTGTTCCGGAGCCGGAGAAGGGATACGTAGTggtctttcgggacttcttcacctgtggcctccgccttccttacatccccttccttcgccgggtgttggagaccttcaatgtccagctccatcatctgaccccTACTGCCTTCcgcacacttagcaaattttgctgggCGTGCGTTTCTTACGGTGCCGAGCTAGATGTGGATACCTTCTGCGCGTACTACGAGCTGTAGAAGTAGttgaagaagaaaaaggaggtgcgagagggcaaggaggtggaggtgatctaccagtacggtagttgcacctttatgtctaAGAGAAACCAGGGCGCGGaccgcctggagatctctttctgccagaagggcaagtgggaccgcggctggcttgagcaatggttctacgtgaagacctacggggtccgtAGCACTACCGAGGATGGCGTGGAGTTCTcagagtatccattgacttcaaggatggaggagatggcgccgctCACGCGTGTGGATCCgccggaggaggtgtctccgacgagggagtcttgtgatcaggcttttgcggcagcgtgccgctactccGGTGGCCGCGgcctggtggaggagattatggcctccaactactggcccctggGCAAAAACAACCCAACCTTTCCGTCTTTGGGCCGGAGGCCAGGATTCCGTTTCCCCGTTTTGGTCAGTCTTTgcgggagggggtgacggaggacagtTTCATCTCCGAGGTTGAGCAAGCCACCATAGGGTTGGTTGTCAAGATTTCCGAGTGTGAGTACATGTCTCGgatggccgtggcaggcaccatgccgtggctcaatcgagtttttgaggaggtcgggatcgtctaccgggagcgcgaggttcccgctGAGGTTCTGGCCTCGAttgagaaaaagaagaagaaggccttcacGAAGAACGTTATGGCGGAGGCCGAgtctaagaagaggaagggcgccgttGTTGCTCGGGCGCCcacgaaaaagaagaagagcagTGCTCCATTGATTGCGCCGGCCATGTCTTCTACCGGTAGTGCGGGCGTGGCCACCGCCGGCAGTGAAGACATTGAGAGCTCCTCTGTCCTGTTAGCGGACGCATGGGTTGCGAGCGGAGGGGATCCCGGCTCTCCCGTAGCTCTGGTGTGCCTAACGAGCGGAGCTGTGAGCGGTGCCAGGCGTTCGGAAACCAGCGCTGCCCCGGCgcgctcctcgcatggtgctacGAGCGTTGGCGAACAGCCGAAAGATAGCGCCGTCGAGCCTATGCCCGACGTTCTTGGTGGGCTATGCtcaagctctgaagaggacaCAGAGGCCATCCCGCGGCATGCTCCTTCGTCCCCTGCCATTGTCACGCCTTCGCCCATGCCTGCGGCCGACGTCGGGCGGCTGGAGGCCGCGCTTGCTGAggaggccccggtggctcggcctTCTTCGAGTCCTACGCCCGCCGGACCACTGGCTAAGGAAGTCCGGCCCTTTGGGCCTCCGCCACACGATATGGTGGAGACTTCTACTCAGAGGGCGCGGCAAGCTGCccagcctgggctttttatgagtaagtctgTTTGGTGCACATATTTGTGTTTATTGTCTTCGCCCGGTTCATTCCTTTGCGTATTGCGCTAAGTGCTAATACTATGTATCTGTTGCTttgcaggtgatgtcatggctggactcctcaccccggaggagTGAGCAGCCGCTGCGGGCGCTAGGTTCGGTCCGGGGCAGCCGGGGCTGACggcgccgggtccgagtgagtataaaatgtttttattttgatcatcattTGGCCTGTTTCTGATCTgccctctgacctgagttgttATTGTTGTTTTTTTTACATAGGCTCCTCcaacacttctatctcaggttgggaggagtgttatcttgccgttcttggagacgtcggaggtggtctttggctgttggtgcgtttaacgtgagatttgcttttctcaccttatcgtttcgtgtttgtttgttcttctttgaacagatcgcttcaaacagcgtctgagggacatgcatttcttccagcttctccgcgttcacctggaacaccagagcctggtgcgTCTCCGGTGGTTTTGcccctttccttcttttatttttttgtgtaTGCTCGCTTCTAGACTTGTTCTTGATTCCGTTGCTGATCGCTTTGGTTTTTTCCCTCTGGTCGTAGGGGTATCACATGGGTGTTGTTGTGGAAGAGCTCTGTACCCGCGAGGTCTCCGACCGAGACGCCGCGATCGAAGCGCTCAAGGCGGAaatcgagcgcctggaaggtgaaaaataGGGTCTGTCGGACTCTCTTATAGCTCTCCACCTGTCTCTGAcggagaaggagcgagaaaaggatggcttgagggccgatctcgccaaggcccgaGAAGCGGAGGTTTTGTCCATCGAGCAGGCCCGTAGGGTGAACGAGCTGaccgagggtctccggcgagagcttgCCTCCGAGAAGGAATCCGCAGCAGCGATGagggagcagctgtctttgacgacgaggcatttggactcggtcaaaggagtccttgctgcaaccgttggccactaccgggccaccgtcgccgagctcggaggcgaaacctccgctccaccggaggaagacagcgtgtacgccctcgcctcctggctaaagcgtcaccttgcgaagctccccggtctgatcaacggttgcacggactacggggcgctagcgggagtggcgaattatgccaaacttttggcacgcggcgggtgtacacataccgaaagtattccggagggggcgctgcctggtctggaggagctcggtgagacctctcttggtttgcgaaaaaccttgagaaatttcattgggcacttttgggttccatttgggagatctgctgcccggaaactggcggaggacaagagggcgaaggtatttgtagtctttgtagccgcccctttttctttttgtttttggcGATGCTGCGAAGGCTTTCGTTGCTTTTGCCCCTGGCACTCTAGCCTATGCTGTAGGATGCGCAGAAGAGTCTTGCGAGCAGGCCTCCGTCAGTTCCGCGCTCGGCGATTGCGGTCGGTGCCTCCACCGCTGGTGGCGCTCCGGGGGGATCTAcgatcggtggtggtggtggtggtcggaggccgcaggcgccATGCCCGCCCATAGTTGATGCGGGCTCCGCTCCAGGGATTTCCGCTGCGGCCGATGcaccggaggtctaggctctttgtagcacttaGTTGTTTTAGTGTGTATTTTGCAGTCCAACtggacttttgtgaataaagtttattttgttctgaatggttttgtggaaaattttaaccttgcgcaggttccgaatcgggagcctgcgcaagatgttgcgcctttgactctctacaacgacggtatttatgtgagcggagagctttgggagtattggcgttcggcctttccccTTAGCGTTGCGCGTGACGTGTTCGAGTcagttaggtttgacatagacgatgAGCGCGTTGGGTTTACTCACGCGCTCGCTTGGCGCAGAtctccgccacaatagttaggattttatttcaagttggtgtcctgtaagaatgtttcTCGACGCTTTATGGAATACAggacaggttcactttcttgattgtttgtgcggtggcttgagcccgtcgtgctagtttacatatctcgtctagtcccgagctcgcacaccgttgtcctttgcttgggcgaacgcgcgcgatacagaggtggtggccaggaccttcgccccattttttctcattctctgtgctcgcttgatggccggggtagaagtctcCGCAGTTTTTCGACaggcggaggcgtacttgaagtccgcctggcgaggcttgccGAATCGTTGTTTGATCCGACtggaggtttggcgcagcttgtgcagacggcggagactttagatatttctttagctgggtgttttagctgtctgaaggtatgggtctccgacgctgcacacccgtgggacatggttgatctttggagatggcaggttaggtctccggcaccagggggatgttacgagatttcgtgcgatatccccctgctTCCGTAGGCCTCTGCTGTTCATCACCGAGCCATAGgtcctatctcttttcccactgcctccgactgtctactgttgcctccgattttacgagttttcatacaatatctacggccgagttggatatctaaggagacccctgcctccatggctgtcactatggcttttgcctgtgctatgccttgctccccccttgcaccctatgctgactgagtttttaagggcatgggggaatccgtttttatagcggggtggtggctttcgggtgttaacatttttgtacgttgttGGTTGGatcgtatcttggctttaatagcCTGTATCTTGCTTGAATCATTCGTTCCccttgagatcttttgaagtaaagaggcctggcgccgcagtggtggcagtgttttgtcaggcagtttctgtttttcctgtttttgatggcggagaccttgggtagctttctagctggagaccttcttcctggtcTAGCGCCACAAATTTTTTGCCTATGATGCTAGGGGTGTTTTTcgttaaggtcggaggcctgttttgcCGAGGTTGTTTTTTCCTTGGCTCCTGAATTTGTTCTtcgagggtcggaggcctttttggctcTCCCCCTTTTTTTTGACCTTGCTGCCTgactttgttcaggtcttcgtcaagggtcggaggcctgtttggccgaaatttttttgccttgatgcctaactttggacaggtctttgtcaaggtcgaaggcctgttttgGCTGTTTTt
This sequence is a window from Miscanthus floridulus cultivar M001 chromosome 10, ASM1932011v1, whole genome shotgun sequence. Protein-coding genes within it:
- the LOC136485541 gene encoding uncharacterized protein, which codes for MGGPAHHHGNWPLSSYSQAWSHDGQECNKFMAYAMAHKGKATAPDTVYNPEDGPEAYSNTSVHSKLIDYASSARERHGEDFDPATQPLDTDLVMRLGGGKQHGRYWMASNMVDSTSVPNLAQIRAQSTSSSIPIRPRQASTLQQMVALQATVERMEAEREAERVERERERAQREAERAEWEVLRAQEGGRGVEDAGHVLIHVEPQHHSPGCGGAPVAARFSCASYSSGSRHSVVGFEPDSFASAHTPRLDRSTTARRCPFRLPLGSVAVGGAPSYFIDFS